A single genomic interval of Paludisphaera rhizosphaerae harbors:
- a CDS encoding polyphosphate kinase 2 family protein, producing MPTPKLEEIAAKFRVPHDKKFRLKDYEPDWAGDKDVPKAERKKFAEKILATSVAELAEAQDRLYASDTWSVLVVLQAMDAAGKDGTIKHVMSGVNPQGCQVFSFKQPSSEELDHNYLWRYWKALPERGRIGIFNRSYYEEVLVVRVHPELAQAERIPDAEIDGSFWTDRFEDINNLERHLTRNGTKVLKFFLNVSKKEQRKRFLQRLEDPSKHWKFSPSDISERGYWDDYMKAYEEAIDATSTKWAPWHVVPADHKWAARAIVAHTIARAVQELDPKYPEVSPEKLEAIEAARKQLEDEKG from the coding sequence ATGCCGACGCCGAAGTTGGAAGAGATCGCCGCGAAGTTCCGCGTCCCACACGACAAGAAGTTCCGGCTCAAGGACTATGAACCCGACTGGGCCGGCGACAAGGACGTGCCCAAGGCCGAGCGGAAGAAGTTCGCCGAGAAGATCCTGGCCACAAGCGTCGCCGAACTGGCCGAGGCCCAGGATCGGCTGTACGCCTCGGACACCTGGTCGGTTCTCGTCGTCCTTCAGGCCATGGACGCGGCCGGCAAGGACGGCACGATCAAGCACGTGATGTCGGGCGTCAATCCCCAGGGATGCCAGGTCTTCAGCTTCAAGCAGCCGTCCTCCGAGGAACTCGACCACAACTACCTCTGGCGCTACTGGAAGGCCCTCCCCGAGCGCGGACGCATCGGCATCTTCAACAGGTCGTACTATGAGGAAGTCCTCGTCGTCCGCGTCCATCCCGAGCTGGCCCAGGCCGAACGCATCCCCGACGCCGAGATCGACGGCTCGTTCTGGACCGACCGATTCGAGGACATCAACAACCTGGAGCGGCACCTGACCCGCAACGGGACCAAGGTGCTCAAGTTCTTCCTGAACGTCTCCAAGAAGGAACAACGCAAGCGATTCCTCCAGCGGCTCGAAGATCCGTCGAAGCACTGGAAGTTCTCCCCCTCGGACATCTCTGAGCGCGGCTACTGGGACGATTACATGAAGGCCTATGAAGAAGCCATCGACGCGACCAGCACCAAGTGGGCGCCGTGGCACGTGGTTCCCGCCGACCACAAGTGGGCCGCCCGCGCCATCGTCGCCCACACGATCGCCAGGGCCGTTCAGGAGCTTGACCCCAAATACCCCGAAGTCAGCCCTGAGAAACTCGAGGCGATCGAAGCAGCCCGCAAGCAACTCGAAGATGAAAAAGGCTGA